From a region of the Hippopotamus amphibius kiboko isolate mHipAmp2 chromosome 3, mHipAmp2.hap2, whole genome shotgun sequence genome:
- the LOC130850129 gene encoding peptidyl-prolyl cis-trans isomerase A-like, translated as MVNPTMFFDIAIDSKPFSRVSFELSAGKIPKTAENFHALSTGDISFGYKGSCFHRISLEFMCQGGDFTHHIGTGSKFIYGEKFDDENFLLKHTGPDILSMASAGSNTNGSQFFICTEWLDGKHVVFGKVKEGTNIVEAMEHFESRNGKTSKKIIIADCGQI; from the coding sequence ATGGTCAACCCTACCATGTTCTTCGACATAGCCATTGACAGCAAGCCCTTCAGCCGCGTCTCCTTTGAGCTGTCTGCAGGCAAAATTCCAAAGACAGCAGAAAACTTTCATGCTCTGAGCACTGGGGACATAAGCTTTGGTTATAAAGGTTCCTGCTTTCACAGAATAAGTCTTGAATTTATGTGCCAGGGTGGTGATTTCACACACCATATTGGCACCGGTAGCAAGTTCATCTATGGGGAGAAATTTGATGATGAGaatttcctcctgaagcatacGGGTCCTGACATCTTGTCCATGGCAAGTGCTGGCTCCAACACAAATGGTTCCCAGTTTTTCATCTGCACTGAGTGGTTGGATGGCAAGCATGTGGTCTTTGGCAAGGTGAAAGAGGGCACGAATATTGTGGAAGCCATGGAGCACTTTGAGTCCAGGAATGGCAAGACCAGCAAGAAGATCATCATTGCTGACTGTGGACAAATCTAA